TTTTGGAAGGAGAAATGAGGGCTCAGGTAGGGGAGCAGGTGGAAATTCTGCGGGCCGGGGACGCGGTGTACTACGATTCCAATTGCCCTCACCTGGTAAAGTGCGCCGGAAACAAACCCACCAAAATTCTGGCCGTGCTCTATGCCGGATTAAAATAGTGTGAGTGTGAGTAAAAAAACCCGACACTGACACTGACACTTTTAGTCTTTATACATCGCCTCGATCAGGTCTTTGAAGGCCTCGTTGATGTACTTGCGCTTGACCTTCATGGTCGGCGTCACTTCCCCGTCTTCCTCGTAAAGTTTTTTGGGGAGAATCGTAAATTTCTTGACCGTCTCGACGTTGGCCAGAGTTTTGTTCACCGTGTCTACTTCTTTCTGAATCAACTTTTGGACTTCGGGGTGCTGGGTCAGGGTGGCGTAGGTGGTGTACTGAATTTTATTATCCTGGGCGAATTTGACCACATTGTCCTCGTCGATGACGATGATGGCCACAAGATATTTCCGCCGGTCGCCGATGACCACCGCGTCATTGATATAAGGGCAGAACTTGAGCTGGTTTTCGATATTTTGCGGGGCGATATTTTTTCCGCCGGCCGTGATGATCAAGTCCTTCTTGCGGTCGGTAATTCGCAGGAAACCCTCCGAGTCGAATTCCCCCACATCTCCGGAATGCAACCAGCCATTCTTCAGGGTTGCCGCCGTGGCTTGGGGGTCTTTGAAATACCCTCGGAAGACGTTTCCGCCGCGGAAACAAATCTCTCCATCCTCGGCGACCTTTACTTCCACTCCCGGGAGGGGTTGGCCCACTGTTCCAATTTTTACCCGATCCCCCTGATTGGCGCAGGTAACGCCGGTCCCTTCGGTCTGGCCGTAGCCTTCGCGTAGGGGGATGCCAATCCCCTGGAAAAAGCGGAGTACATCGGGGGAGATGGGAGCGGCCCCGGAGAAGGCCAAACGCACCCGGTCGAAGCCCAGGCGTTCCTTCAATTTCCGAAAGGTCGAGAAGTAAGCCAGGGCATAGACCAGGCGCAGCCAGGGGGAGATGTGTCGGTGGTTGGTCTTGAGTAAGGCGTATTTTTTCCCGACCCCCAGGCTAATATGGAAGATGAGACGTTTGAGCCAGGTTGCATCCGCCATCTGGATCATGATCCCGGAATAATACTTCTCCCAGATCCGGGGGACGCCGTAGGCCACGGTCGGGGAAACCTCCCTCATGTTTTCGATAACCGTGTCCGTATTCTCGATGAAATTGACGATCGCTCCGTATTTAATGTTCATGAAGATGGTAAAGAGCTGTTCGAAAATATGACAGAGGGGCAGGAAAGAAAGGAACTCATCTTGCTCCTCGACCGGGTTGCCCTCGTACATGGCCTGAGCCATCCAGGTAATATTTCCATGGGTGAGCATGGCTCCCTTGGGCGGGCCGGTGGTCCCCGAGGTGTAGATCAAACGGGCTAAATCATCCGACTTCACCTGGGACCAATGTCTGGCAAAAAGGGTGGGGTCCTGTTTTTCCTGGGCCTGTCCCAGGGCCAAAAAGTCTTCGAAACT
This Deltaproteobacteria bacterium DNA region includes the following protein-coding sequences:
- a CDS encoding long-chain fatty acid--CoA ligase, which codes for MEVGRIAEGKTVPEMFQSRIQLSGNQVALRYKKLGIWHDVTWNQYHQKVKEVCLALVSLGIQDGECVSVIGENCPEWVYVDLGTMHAGGTTVGVYATNSWEQCQYVVDHSESRFYFVENEEQLDKALRFRDKVPRLEKIIVWDLKGLKHFKDPMVMSFEDFLALGQAQEKQDPTLFARHWSQVKSDDLARLIYTSGTTGPPKGAMLTHGNITWMAQAMYEGNPVEEQDEFLSFLPLCHIFEQLFTIFMNIKYGAIVNFIENTDTVIENMREVSPTVAYGVPRIWEKYYSGIMIQMADATWLKRLIFHISLGVGKKYALLKTNHRHISPWLRLVYALAYFSTFRKLKERLGFDRVRLAFSGAAPISPDVLRFFQGIGIPLREGYGQTEGTGVTCANQGDRVKIGTVGQPLPGVEVKVAEDGEICFRGGNVFRGYFKDPQATAATLKNGWLHSGDVGEFDSEGFLRITDRKKDLIITAGGKNIAPQNIENQLKFCPYINDAVVIGDRRKYLVAIIVIDEDNVVKFAQDNKIQYTTYATLTQHPEVQKLIQKEVDTVNKTLANVETVKKFTILPKKLYEEDGEVTPTMKVKRKYINEAFKDLIEAMYKD